TGATACTTTCACAAAGTCATGCATATCATTTAAAGCTTTTGATAAAAccgaaattttatttaatgctCTGGAGCTTTCTTGTGATGTCCACTTCATTTAAATCGTCACGTAGATTCACAAAATATCTGTGGGCTTTTGGCCCACCAGAATATATTGTTATGAGCATTACATCGCAGTTTTTTTGGACTTAGCTCCAGTTTTGGGCTCATAGCTTTTGAGGTGGCAATTCGGTTTGCTGGTCGGCTTTATCTCTTCTCGAATTCCACACAAATACGATTAAGGTTAATTTATGGTTGTTAATTAGGTTAATCTGAACTTAACATATGATTAATTGGATTACTTGtcacaaataaaataaagtacATGTCCACATCAACTAAAAGAGTTAAACTTGTCATTTGAAAAAAGAGTTAAACTTGTCGATTTAATGtgaatttaaatgaataatttctatattattgtaattttatCAAATCTCTTGATATGCGTAGTcatataattttcaattttaatttttcattgcGTTTGGGAAAATATGAAAGTTAAAAGctgaaaataaaagatagagTACTTATCATACGAATCTATTTCAgtgttctttttattattttaaaaaaaattaaaaatagttcTCAAACAAAGTTAGAAGTTATAAAGAGTTATTTCACGTAACCGAGACATGTTCACGTCCATAATGACAAGTACCATCGCTAACAACCTAATTCTTGTTACTTCGTATTTGTGTCGATTTTTAgcactgttctaaaaaacggCCTAGGCAGTGGTGAGCTGATATGTTTTCTTGCAAATCGGTTGGAAAAATCGGATCGGCTCTAGGTGGCTGCCTAGGCGGGGTAGGCGGCTAGGCGGTGGTAGGCGGGGCTAGGTGAGGCTAGGcggttattattatttttaatgaaattaaaaaataaaataaaaaatcctatCTAAGTTTAAGTGGTTTaaaattgtgaacttgttgtacatttatcatcctacaatactcctcactatgattatatggcatatatgcttaatgtgtttttaaattttggacttgttggatactctttttgcattttatcatttttttattatcttatccatgaattttatacaagtataattttttgtaagtgttaatatgcacttatttacaagatatacaagaaaattacctaaatccgcctagaccgcctaggatCTATGCTACAgctcgccgcccgactagcgcttaATGTTTTTTAAAACCTTGATTTTTAGTCAGATTTGTCCTTGGGTCCAAAATCACCCTTGCCTCAATTTACTAAAACGCCCTTACATTTATCCCTTCCATTTGCCACGAAATCATCGTTCCCGTACCGCCACATAACCGCCCCACCGCCGAGCCACACTACTCTAACTCACAGTTTCCCTTGCTACCGTCGTTCGGAGTCCAGATTTTACCATGGAGGTTGAGAAAGGCACAAACCTGTCGGACATCGAGAACGACCTCGACGAGGAACCCGGCGAGGTGATCGAATCGGCACCGCCTCTCGAAGTCGGCGAAGAGAGAGAGCTCGGTAGCTCCGGCATCAAGAAGAAGCTCCTCAAGCGCGGCCATGGCTACGAAGCCCCTGAGTTCGGCGACGAAGCCACTGGTAAGTGTTTCTCCAGAAAACCCTTTTGCTAAAAGCACTTGTGATAAAAGCATGTTGGAATTTGATAAAACCCATACCTGCTGCTTGTACAATCGAGAAGCATTGCATTTTCTGCTGAGGGCTTGTTTGGTAATCCTTTTGTAGGAAGCATGTTGAAATTTTCGTGAAAAATTCAAGTGCTTCCTGAATCCTGAAGAACCAGTTGGAGGCGCTTCTTAAGTTTTTTCTGGCTAGTCAGAAGCACAATTTGTTACCAAAAAGCACCTTTGACCATTCAAGAAGCAGTGCCAAACAGGCTCTAAACATTGTTAGACGTGCTTTTGATCATCTAAAATTGCTTTGACCATTCAAGACGCCCTTAGACATTTCTTATCtcaattaataatattttagagAAAACTGATTGTGGAAATTTGGATTTAGTGCACTATGTTGGGACTTTGCTTGATGGGACGAAGATCGAGTCCACTAGAGATGGAGACGATCCTCTCACTATTAAGCTCGGTGAGGGCCGAGTGGTGAAGGGTTTGGATTATGCAGTCGTGACTATGAAAAAGGGAGAGATTGCATTATTCACATTACCTGCTGAGTTGGGCTATGACAATGCTGCTGTTCGATATGAAGTTGAGCTCGTTTCATGGATTAGGGTGGTGGATTTGAGCAGAGATGGTGGGATTGTTAAGAAGATTGtggagaaaggagagaggaaCGAGCTGCCTGGTGATCTGGATGAAGTTATTGGTACTCTGATTCCTCATCATGTAAGCATGTAATTACTGTAAACCTcaattttaatgtttttattgGAACTTTTGTTGCTAATGCAGTCAAGTATCGTGCGGCGTTGGCTGATGGCACTGTTGTTGCAGAAACGCCAgaagaaggaattgaattcTATGTGAAAGATGGTAATTTTTGTGTGGTTTCAATGTGGAAAGCAACTATGTTTGAGATGTGCCGAATTGTGATAATTGAATAACTCTGTTATCTGCGTGTGTTTCAGGTCATTTTTGTCCAGCATTGCCAAAAGCGATCAAGACAATGAAAAGGGGAGAGAAGGCCAAATTAATTGTTCAGCCTCGGTGTATGTCTTTGTATTCTTGTTATCACACTGctattttagagaagaaaaaattgaaccTTTTAACcatgaaatattttaaataattgtaGATGCCTTTCGAGAGGAGGGGAGGGATGCGAACGAGGGGTTTAATTCTATCCCTCCAAGTTCTGTGCTCAATATTGACACAGAGTTGGTGTCTTTCAAGCCTGTTATTGACGTTACAGGTGATGCCAAGGTACTAAAGAAGATCTTGAAAGAAGGGGAAGGCGCATGGACTGCTAATGAAGGTGCAAGTGTTACTGGTAAGTTTATTGAGATGCCCACTTTTATAGCAATATTACTAGAATCATGACATAAGTGTATAGCTAGGCTTGTAATTCCTTGCATTTGAAACATATAATTAACCTATGACAATCACAGTTAACTTAAAACTGCTATACAATGTCCAACTGTTGCAGTTAGCTATATAGCTAGGCTTGAAGACGGCACTGTCTTTGACAAAAAGGGAGTAGATGGAGAGCAGCCTTTGGAGTTTATCATAGATGAAGGTCAGTTACTCCATTGCATCTCTTTTTTCTGTTATTTGCATCTTTTTGCCTGATAATCACAAGAAGAAAGCTCAAAAGTAGTTGTGGCTAATATCTGCATCTTACTATCTGTAGAACAAGTGATTGCTGGTTTAGACCGAGCAGTTGCAACAATGAAAAAGGGAGAGCTGGCAATACTGACTATACATCCTGATTTTGGATTTGGAAGCGTTGAAGTAAGGCGGGACCTGGCTGTTGTACCACCATGTTCGAATGTCTTCTTTGAAGTTGAAATGTTAGATTTTATCAGGGTAATGACCATTTTGATGAACTTGTGGAATTTGCAATGATAATTTTCTAAGATATTCATATTTCCTACACTTCCTACAGACATACTTTGGTAATTTGGTGTCCTTACTCATCATATATACAGCATAAGCTAGAAGGCAcatattttcttaatttctcTCGCAACCATTGCTTTCTCAATTATTACTCTCTAattttctttaatgaaaaggaaaaagcaCCATGGGAAATGAGTAATCAAGAGAGACTTGAGGCAGcaggaaagaagaaagaggaaggcaACCTTCTCTTTAAAAAGGGAAAGCTTCAACAAGCAGGGAAAAAATATGATAAGGTAACGGAATGCGAATTTTTATTCCCAAACTAACCATAGTTTGGTTCAATTTAAActaaattcatatttatttgcTGCTTTCCTCCTCTCAGGCTGCTGATTATGTTAGTGAAGATGGAAACTTTGGGGATGATGAGTCGAAGCTAGCTAGAACACTGCGAATGTTATGTTGGTTGAACGGTGCAGCATGTAGCCTAAAACTAAATGACTTTCAGGAAGCGATCAAGCTATGTTCAAAGGTAAGCTGTACACAGAAAGAAAAACATGATGACAAAGTCTCAGCTTCTTCTAGCAAGAATAACGTTCTACACGTCTCTCAATGTTCAGAGATAACGTTGAGGCAAATCTCATCATATTTTCTGAATTCGATCTTGTACAGGTACTAGATATCGAGTTCCACAATGTAAAAGCCTTGTACAGACGGGCACAAGCGTATATGGAAATTGCAGATTTGGTCTTGGCTGAATTAGACATCAAGAAAGCTCTTGAGGTTGATCCTCATAACAGGTAACTGAAAAACTGATCTTTGCAATCCCGTATTCCCGATGTACATTTGTTTAAAGCGACACGTACTCCGTGGAGCATTATACGATTagtattctttttcaattttccagGGAGGTCAAGCTGATTGAGAAGAACTTGAAACGACTTCAAGTTGAAAGCGACAAGAGGGATGCTAAGCTCTACACAAACATCTTTGGACGAGCTACAAAGGTGAATATTGTTTTTTATGTTTCATCAGCTCTGAGTAATTTCAGTGACAATATTGTAACTGAAATTGGCCATCAAGGTCCATCTTAACCGAGATTCTTTACTGTAACGGCAGAAATTGAAAGTCGAGGACGAGAAAAGATGAGGCTGTGGCGCTGTAAATGGTTGCTGATATACCGGTTTCTTCCTCGCCTGAAAATGAAGTGGTTGATTCTTGTAAAAATGTCTGATCATGATTCATGATTCATGATTTGTGTATGCGTAGAGTAGTGAGAGAGACAGTCGATGAAGGTACGGGTTATATAAACTACATCAATGTATGACATACACTAAAGGTAACGGCTGGAAAGGATTCGAGAGAATTTAACGGGTGAAGATGAGTCACTTAAAAAGACAATACACTATACATTGATGTATGGTTGGATTTCTGTTATTGTCCCTAAAACCATAGTATAGCATATGGAAGAAAGATTCCccttcaaattttggtttttcatCCCCATCTCCGACAATCGACGTACAAGGAATGtgtttcattttatgtttacaaCAAATTATTTTATAACTACTATGATACACGGGAGAGCCGGATTTGAACTTAGATACAACGAACTCGCTTAAACCCAAATTTAGCCCATTTTTCAATTTGaagtatttttgtcaaaacatggttcaaactttttttttttttttgagaaaaatataGTTCAAACTTGAGTTTACTAATAAAACTGGAGACGCTTACATATAATGTCTTATAAATAATAGAAGGATGTTGCTATCTATAtagtactttttattttttacatactcttgttaatttatgtcatttgatattCTCCAATTCATCCGATTCGACGACTGAAAATTGAGAGGAGTGCGAAAAGTAAAAAGATACGTAaatatttataacaaaatatagCGGCCATGTTTCCTTTTGTTTCCGAATTTCTGCTTCTGCGATTGATCAAGAAGCCCTCAATTCCAAATTGTCGTTTGTTTTGTAGagagaaaattcaagtgtgaATAGCGGAGGAGGAGAGGGGCCACGCGGGGAGGGAGGAAGTTGGTGGAGGGGTAGGAGCGTAGGTGGAGTTGAAGATGCGGTCGAGGAGGTTTTGGCAAATGAGGCGAGGAGGGAGAGGGGGAGTAGGAAACAAGTGGAGGGAATGCGATTTCACGTGTCGAAGAATCTACTCTATTTTTCTCACCGACTTTCAGGATATATAATTTACAAGTTTTATGCCTGCATACTTCCTAAAAtacaactccgcctatgtcttacatggccggtcccaagcccggataaaggaggagggggagggcgtcaggtagtcgacagccggcactccatgatcacgtcgaatccttatgaaataCTTCCTAAAATACAAGAgttaatttttcttgtttgtgATCAATTAACTAATTTGTTGTGGCTTCAATTACTACCAAAAGCCACGGGCCTTCCATTTCTCACTTGTCGTCGTCTTATCCCAAACTCATGCGCTCTAGGCCGCTGTATTCTCCGAGCCACCGTAACACCGCACGTTCAAAGTACGacacttcatatatatatatatagtgtacATATATGCGCACACACAGagagtatacacacacacacacagaactAGGATTAGTACCAGTTAATGATGTCACGTCGCATGGCAGGACTTTCTTCTCCTTGCCGTGGTCTGCAGCTGCTTCTACTTCTGCTTCTACTCCTACCTCTTTCAAATGTTTGCTCACAGATGCTTCCAGTCTCTAACTCACAGTTGGTTAAATTTCTTCCTGGATTCCAGGGACCTCTTCCTTTCGAACTCGAAACCGGGTACAAATCTCACTCTGTGTTGAGTGATTATACAACTGGTTACAAAGTTTTAATAAATTGCATAGTTAGAAGGACGCTAAACAgacaataaacaagttttaaatTGTGGTTGATATACGATTTATTGTGTGTTTAGTATCTCCTAATTCAAGTAAGCGCGTTCGCGTGTATAACTTTACGTTTATGTCGATTGTTAGGTACGTGGGAGTGGGGGAAGAAGAGGAGGTGCAGCTCTTTTACTACTTTGTCAAGACAGAAAGGAAACCTGAAGAGGCTCCTCTAATGCTTTGGCTATCTGGTGGTCCTGGTTGCTCTTCCCTCACTGCCCTTTTGTATGAAATAGGTACGTAAACTGTTAATTAACACAGCCAATCAACATTATTGCTCATTAGGCCATATTTAAGAGAATGATCCATATAAATTATTAACTAT
Above is a window of Malus sylvestris chromosome 15, drMalSylv7.2, whole genome shotgun sequence DNA encoding:
- the LOC126603301 gene encoding 70 kDa peptidyl-prolyl isomerase-like, whose amino-acid sequence is MEVEKGTNLSDIENDLDEEPGEVIESAPPLEVGEERELGSSGIKKKLLKRGHGYEAPEFGDEATVHYVGTLLDGTKIESTRDGDDPLTIKLGEGRVVKGLDYAVVTMKKGEIALFTLPAELGYDNAAVRYEVELVSWIRVVDLSRDGGIVKKIVEKGERNELPGDLDEVIVKYRAALADGTVVAETPEEGIEFYVKDGHFCPALPKAIKTMKRGEKAKLIVQPRYAFREEGRDANEGFNSIPPSSVLNIDTELVSFKPVIDVTGDAKVLKKILKEGEGAWTANEGASVTVSYIARLEDGTVFDKKGVDGEQPLEFIIDEEQVIAGLDRAVATMKKGELAILTIHPDFGFGSVEVRRDLAVVPPCSNVFFEVEMLDFIREKAPWEMSNQERLEAAGKKKEEGNLLFKKGKLQQAGKKYDKAADYVSEDGNFGDDESKLARTLRMLCWLNGAACSLKLNDFQEAIKLCSKVLDIEFHNVKALYRRAQAYMEIADLVLAELDIKKALEVDPHNREVKLIEKNLKRLQVESDKRDAKLYTNIFGRATKKLKVEDEKR